The following coding sequences are from one Leptolyngbya sp. NIES-3755 window:
- a CDS encoding hypothetical protein (similar to AA sequence:cyanobase_aa:all7173) — translation MFALVSRDRIELPPGAVLKLPGTWQDYITLSEQRGDGSIPRMKYRDGEILLMSPLPVHGYGANLLGDIVKTILDHLEQEYSAYTPVTMTLPEAYGIEPDVCFYINNWRIGSGKYRIDWQVDPPFDLVIEMDVTSYSKVDDYLPFKVPEVWMYKKKQLRIYGFENDAYVLQEKSRFFPNVPILDIVAECEQIASERSTSAAIRTLRQKLNQE, via the coding sequence ATGTTTGCATTAGTATCACGCGATCGTATTGAACTGCCTCCCGGAGCCGTTCTAAAACTTCCGGGAACTTGGCAAGACTACATCACCTTGAGTGAACAACGAGGAGACGGATCGATCCCTCGAATGAAGTATCGAGATGGAGAGATTCTACTGATGTCACCCTTACCCGTTCATGGATATGGCGCAAATCTACTCGGCGATATTGTAAAAACAATTCTGGATCATTTGGAGCAGGAATATAGTGCTTACACTCCTGTCACCATGACCTTACCAGAGGCATACGGTATCGAGCCAGATGTTTGCTTCTACATTAACAACTGGCGGATTGGATCAGGTAAATATCGAATTGATTGGCAAGTTGATCCACCGTTTGATTTAGTCATTGAAATGGATGTTACTAGCTACAGCAAAGTTGATGACTATCTACCATTCAAAGTGCCAGAAGTGTGGATGTACAAGAAAAAGCAACTTCGGATTTATGGATTCGAGAATGATGCTTATGTGCTTCAGGAAAAGAGTCGCTTTTTCCCAAATGTTCCGATTCTGGACATTGTTGCAGAATGTGAGCAAATTGCCTCAGAGCGATCGACCAGTGCAGCCATTCGCACTTTGAGACAGAAGCTAAACCAGGAGTAG
- a CDS encoding aminopeptidase P (similar to AA sequence:cyanobase_aa:LBDG_25060) → MLHSEFKQRRDRFMSKIGNGTAIFRSAPMAVMHNDVEYNYRQDSDFFYLTGFNEADAVAVFAPWHEEHKFILFVQPKDRLKETWTGYRIGVEAAKEKYGADEAYPINELDEKLAQYVTKAERLYYHFGRDQGFNNRVLRLWQRFLALYDRNGVGPTAIEDPAFTLHPMRVVKSEYELSEMRRAVEIAAEAHNLAIDIRKPGLYEYEIQAQMEHLFRLRGGQGIAYPSIVASGNNSCILHYTENDRQMQDGELLLIDAGCSYNYYNSDITRTYPVGDQFTEEQRILYELVLKAQLAAIEQIKPGNPWNQFHDTAVRVITEGLMELGLMQGDIEEIIKEEKYKAFFMHGTGHWLGLDVHDAGARKIGENWLNFQAGQVITVEPGIYIRSDFEPLEGQPEVPDRWRGIGIRIEDDVLVTDTGNEVLTAAVPKSVEAMER, encoded by the coding sequence ATGCTCCATTCCGAATTCAAGCAACGCCGCGATCGCTTTATGTCTAAAATCGGCAACGGAACCGCGATTTTCCGCAGTGCGCCGATGGCTGTCATGCACAATGATGTGGAATACAATTATCGCCAGGATAGCGATTTTTTCTACCTTACAGGATTTAATGAAGCGGATGCGGTTGCGGTCTTTGCACCTTGGCATGAGGAGCATAAGTTTATTCTGTTCGTGCAGCCGAAGGATCGACTGAAGGAAACTTGGACAGGCTATCGAATTGGAGTCGAAGCGGCGAAGGAGAAGTATGGAGCCGATGAGGCTTATCCGATTAACGAATTGGATGAAAAATTGGCGCAATATGTGACTAAAGCAGAACGGCTTTACTATCACTTCGGACGCGATCAAGGATTTAATAATCGAGTTCTCAGACTTTGGCAGCGGTTTCTTGCGCTGTACGATCGAAATGGAGTTGGACCTACCGCGATCGAAGATCCTGCTTTCACGCTCCATCCAATGCGAGTGGTGAAAAGCGAATATGAACTCTCTGAGATGCGACGAGCCGTGGAAATTGCGGCGGAAGCTCATAATTTAGCGATCGACATTCGTAAGCCTGGACTGTATGAGTATGAAATTCAGGCGCAGATGGAACATCTATTCAGGCTGAGAGGCGGGCAAGGAATTGCTTATCCCTCGATCGTGGCTTCCGGGAATAATTCCTGCATTCTGCACTACACCGAGAACGATCGACAAATGCAAGACGGTGAACTATTGCTGATTGATGCGGGATGTTCTTACAACTATTACAACTCGGATATTACTCGGACTTATCCAGTAGGCGATCAGTTTACTGAGGAGCAGCGGATTTTGTATGAATTAGTGTTGAAAGCGCAACTTGCAGCGATCGAGCAAATCAAGCCTGGAAATCCTTGGAATCAGTTTCACGATACAGCAGTGCGAGTGATTACTGAAGGCTTAATGGAGCTTGGTTTAATGCAAGGAGACATTGAAGAAATCATCAAAGAAGAGAAGTACAAAGCTTTCTTTATGCACGGAACTGGACATTGGCTCGGATTAGATGTGCATGATGCAGGAGCACGGAAAATTGGTGAAAACTGGCTGAACTTCCAAGCGGGACAAGTGATCACAGTGGAACCAGGAATTTATATTCGATCGGACTTTGAACCTTTAGAAGGACAGCCGGAAGTGCCTGATCGCTGGCGAGGAATTGGCATTCGGATTGAAGATGATGTGCTAGTCACTGACACTGGAAATGAAGTACTGACCGCAGCAGTTCCGAAATCCGTTGAAGCAATGGAACGATAA
- a CDS encoding hypothetical protein (similar to AA sequence:cyanobase_aa:PCC8801_3904) → MLKDEVLEEIYKIREEHVKAFNYDLKAICDDLKERQTASGRILISQPLKHPQLRDRVKISD, encoded by the coding sequence ATGTTGAAGGATGAAGTCTTAGAGGAAATTTATAAAATTCGAGAGGAACACGTCAAAGCTTTTAACTATGACCTGAAGGCGATTTGTGACGATTTGAAAGAGCGGCAGACAGCAAGCGGAAGAATATTAATTTCACAACCTCTCAAGCACCCCCAATTGCGCGATCGCGTTAAAATCTCCGATTAA
- a CDS encoding hypothetical protein (similar to AA sequence:cyanobase_aa:LBDG_24800) produces the protein MGGHAYWYYAKYQPDLNAALQALREQEFQAGRYNPVIWMLDFPISEDSPTPGAQHPSIEAALEASEYDGTRSILDIFQVSDTPYRYSIAELVTALQARDYDKFGGFQTAFPLASAELVDLFGTEQPTHEMVESVVFGDANPEASGNLWSSIGRGTARYIIVYAGNQPSEIFFIGYSFD, from the coding sequence ATGGGAGGACATGCTTACTGGTACTACGCCAAATATCAGCCAGACCTAAATGCAGCCCTGCAAGCACTTCGAGAGCAGGAATTTCAAGCAGGTCGCTACAATCCCGTAATATGGATGTTAGATTTTCCGATAAGCGAAGACTCCCCAACTCCTGGGGCACAACATCCCTCGATCGAGGCTGCATTAGAAGCGTCTGAGTATGACGGAACACGGTCAATTCTTGACATTTTTCAGGTTTCAGACACCCCCTATCGCTATTCGATCGCGGAACTGGTCACAGCACTGCAAGCAAGAGACTACGACAAATTTGGTGGATTCCAAACTGCTTTTCCACTCGCTTCAGCAGAATTAGTCGATTTGTTTGGAACTGAGCAACCGACTCATGAAATGGTTGAGTCAGTTGTTTTTGGTGATGCAAACCCTGAAGCTTCTGGTAATCTCTGGAGCAGCATTGGGCGAGGGACAGCTAGATACATCATTGTCTACGCAGGTAATCAGCCGAGCGAGATTTTCTTTATCGGCTATTCTTTTGATTAA
- a CDS encoding hypothetical protein (conserved domain protein;~similar to AA sequence:cyanobase_aa:LBDG_46410): MDLEKPLGSVIQGSLSQGLEVRLHPDVSVEEMRVGKFLVVQGTRSRFFCMLTDVSLGTSSQRIIANPPEPTNLFLQEVLAGSGTYGTIELSPMLMFTPTEQPVKKKSSSKLASFEANSSEAIELLPVKTIPSHFSQVYDASERDFRAVFGWEDDPHRRNFAIGQPIDMDVAICLDLDRFVERSNGVFGKSGTGKSFLTRLLLAGIVRKQAAVNLIFDMHSEYGWEATREGKQFSTVKGLRQLFPGQVQIFTLDPDSTKRRGVRDAQELYVSYDQIDVEDLMLVRGELNLSEAALENAIILRNEFGKAWINRLLTMSNGEIQEFCETKMGSKSSIMALQRKLNRLDELKYIRNSCPHNYVSQILECIESGKHVVIEFGSQSNLLSYMLATNIIARRIHQAYVRKAEKFLQTKDVSDRPTQLVITIEEAHRFLDPSTVGQTIFGTIAREMRKYFVTLLVVDQRPSGIDNEVMSQIGTRITALLNDEKDIDAIFTGVSGGQSLRSVLAKLDSKQQALILGHAVPMPVVVRTRPYDETFYSEIGDTAWEELPDVEVFRAAEAAKADLGF, encoded by the coding sequence ATGGATCTAGAGAAGCCATTAGGGTCAGTGATTCAAGGATCTCTGAGCCAAGGATTAGAAGTGCGACTGCACCCGGATGTGTCAGTCGAGGAAATGCGAGTCGGAAAATTCTTGGTCGTGCAGGGAACTCGATCGCGGTTTTTCTGTATGCTGACCGATGTTTCTCTCGGAACTTCTAGCCAGCGCATTATTGCGAATCCTCCAGAACCGACGAATTTGTTCCTTCAAGAAGTTCTGGCAGGCAGCGGAACTTACGGCACGATCGAGCTTTCTCCGATGCTGATGTTCACACCGACGGAACAACCTGTTAAAAAGAAATCTTCTTCAAAATTGGCATCGTTTGAAGCGAATTCGAGTGAAGCGATCGAGCTTCTACCTGTGAAAACGATTCCGAGCCACTTTAGTCAGGTGTATGACGCGAGTGAGCGAGATTTCCGGGCGGTATTTGGTTGGGAAGATGATCCGCATCGACGGAATTTCGCGATCGGGCAGCCGATCGATATGGATGTGGCGATTTGTTTGGATCTCGATCGCTTTGTGGAACGCAGTAATGGTGTATTTGGTAAATCTGGAACCGGAAAATCTTTTCTCACTCGATTGTTACTGGCTGGTATTGTTCGCAAACAAGCGGCAGTGAATTTAATCTTTGATATGCACTCAGAATATGGCTGGGAGGCAACTAGAGAAGGCAAACAGTTCAGTACTGTAAAAGGCTTGCGACAGTTGTTTCCAGGACAAGTGCAGATTTTTACGCTTGATCCAGATTCTACTAAGCGTCGAGGTGTGCGAGATGCTCAAGAACTCTATGTGAGCTATGACCAAATCGATGTTGAAGATTTGATGCTCGTTCGAGGTGAGTTAAACCTTTCTGAAGCTGCATTGGAAAACGCGATCATTCTGCGGAATGAATTTGGTAAAGCTTGGATCAATCGCTTGCTGACAATGAGCAATGGTGAAATCCAAGAGTTCTGCGAAACCAAGATGGGGAGTAAGTCCTCGATCATGGCACTTCAGCGAAAGTTGAATCGCTTAGATGAACTCAAGTACATTCGGAATAGTTGCCCGCATAACTATGTGAGTCAGATTTTGGAATGTATTGAAAGCGGAAAGCACGTTGTGATCGAATTTGGATCACAGTCGAATTTGCTATCTTATATGTTGGCAACAAACATTATTGCGCGGCGAATTCACCAAGCTTATGTGCGGAAAGCTGAGAAGTTCTTGCAAACGAAAGATGTTAGCGATCGACCCACACAATTAGTGATTACGATCGAAGAAGCTCACCGATTTCTCGATCCTTCCACCGTTGGACAAACCATTTTTGGTACGATCGCTCGTGAAATGCGGAAATACTTTGTCACGTTGCTAGTCGTAGATCAGCGTCCATCCGGCATTGATAACGAAGTCATGTCACAGATTGGAACTCGGATCACAGCACTATTGAACGATGAGAAAGATATTGATGCAATTTTTACCGGGGTTTCGGGGGGACAAAGTTTACGATCGGTCCTTGCCAAACTCGATTCCAAACAACAAGCATTAATTCTCGGTCACGCAGTACCAATGCCTGTCGTCGTGCGAACTCGTCCTTATGATGAAACGTTCTACAGTGAAATTGGAGATACCGCTTGGGAAGAGCTACCCGATGTTGAAGTCTTCCGAGCGGCTGAGGCAGCGAAAGCAGATTTAGGATTCTAA
- a CDS encoding aldo/keto reductase (similar to AA sequence:cyanobase_aa:Cyan7425_3467), whose protein sequence is MNYYTLGKSGLRVSQLALGTMTFGTEWGWGADEETARQLFNTYMDAGGNFIDTADLYTGGTSESWLGKFIQERNLRDRTIIATKFSYNAEPGNPNAGGNGRKNIFRAVEGSLKRLGTDYIDLYILHTWDRITPAEEVMRTLDDLVRSGKVRHVGLSDVPAWYAARSQTLAEWRGYEPLSTLQLEYSLVERNIEREFVPLGQELGMGVMVWSPLASGLLSGKYKPSEGGTVGEGRLETVKNVSNPAFQKFSDRNWKIVAELEKVAKELDRPMAQVAVNWTVNRPGIASVIVGATKLSQLKDNLEALNFEIPKELSDRLEQVSRPESQFPYSFFENDIQGMIHGGASVGLKPTGYQPDVLIQAAGAGVA, encoded by the coding sequence ATGAATTACTACACACTAGGAAAATCTGGATTGCGCGTCAGTCAGTTAGCACTCGGAACCATGACCTTTGGAACTGAATGGGGTTGGGGTGCAGATGAAGAAACAGCGCGGCAATTGTTCAATACTTACATGGACGCAGGTGGTAACTTTATTGATACGGCTGACTTGTACACAGGTGGAACGAGCGAATCTTGGTTAGGAAAGTTCATTCAAGAACGCAATTTGCGCGATCGAACCATCATTGCGACCAAGTTCTCCTACAATGCTGAGCCTGGAAACCCCAATGCAGGTGGAAACGGACGCAAAAACATTTTCAGAGCCGTGGAAGGGTCGCTCAAGCGATTGGGAACCGATTACATTGATTTGTACATTCTGCACACTTGGGACAGGATTACACCCGCTGAAGAAGTGATGCGAACTTTGGATGATTTGGTGCGCTCTGGGAAGGTTCGCCATGTTGGATTGAGTGATGTGCCTGCTTGGTATGCAGCGCGATCGCAAACTTTAGCAGAATGGCGCGGATATGAGCCTCTATCGACTTTGCAACTAGAGTATTCTTTGGTTGAGCGCAACATTGAACGAGAGTTTGTTCCACTGGGGCAAGAACTGGGAATGGGTGTCATGGTTTGGAGTCCGTTAGCAAGTGGGTTGCTGAGTGGAAAGTACAAGCCAAGTGAAGGTGGAACAGTCGGAGAAGGGCGACTGGAAACCGTGAAAAATGTATCAAATCCAGCGTTTCAGAAGTTTAGCGATCGTAATTGGAAAATCGTGGCTGAACTAGAAAAGGTGGCGAAAGAACTCGATCGACCCATGGCGCAAGTAGCAGTCAATTGGACAGTGAATCGTCCGGGAATTGCTTCTGTGATTGTGGGCGCGACGAAGCTATCACAGTTAAAGGACAATTTAGAAGCTTTGAATTTCGAGATTCCGAAAGAATTGAGCGATCGATTAGAGCAAGTGAGCCGTCCTGAATCTCAGTTCCCTTACAGCTTCTTTGAGAATGACATTCAGGGCATGATTCATGGCGGTGCTTCTGTAGGTCTCAAGCCTACGGGCTATCAACCGGATGTATTGATTCAAGCGGCTGGAGCAGGAGTCGCTTAG
- a CDS encoding multi-sensor hybrid histidine kinase (similar to AA sequence:cyanobase_aa:LBDG_20460) produces MNNVDRFNVLDQIPLGICVLKSDYSVVFWNRLLEDWTKIPRDRILGQSIGDFFPRFKEARYVNRLDLVFAGGPPTIFSSQLHRYVIPVPLTDESYRIQHTTVTAISSEDEGYYAMLSIQDVTDLTFRVQDYRQMRDQAVAEAQERKLLQERAETANRVKDEFLAIVSHELRTPLNPILGWSRLLCDGKLSGAAAQRALETIARNATLQAQLIDDLLDVSRILRGTLTLNRQVVDLLLVVHAALDTVRLMAENKAVSIEIQAISTSPVLGDATRLQQVIWNLLTNAIKFTPEGGQIAINLQREAKQIVLSVQDTGVGIESEFLPYVFEAFRQADASTTRRVGGLGLGLAITRNLVELHGGSIEVQSLGDQQGSTFTIRLPIAQSQYQTVIPPTDSKPTGDLLGLQVLIVDDQPDTRDLIQFVLEESGAIVTVAESVATAIVHLNQTTPDLLVSDLGMPDADGFELIEWLRSRSCGLEKIPAIALTAFASEVTQQQTISAGFQRHLVKPIDPDTLVRAVRQLAIAS; encoded by the coding sequence ATGAACAATGTCGATCGATTCAATGTCTTGGATCAAATCCCGCTCGGTATCTGCGTTCTAAAGTCAGATTACTCAGTGGTATTCTGGAATCGTCTACTCGAAGACTGGACGAAGATCCCCCGCGATCGCATTTTGGGACAGTCGATCGGTGATTTTTTTCCTCGATTTAAGGAAGCTCGATATGTGAATCGTCTCGATTTAGTTTTTGCGGGTGGTCCTCCGACGATCTTTTCTTCGCAGCTTCACCGCTATGTGATCCCCGTTCCATTGACTGATGAGAGTTATCGCATTCAACATACAACTGTGACCGCAATTTCCTCCGAGGATGAAGGTTACTATGCGATGCTCTCGATTCAGGATGTAACGGATCTGACCTTTCGAGTGCAAGACTATCGCCAAATGCGCGATCAAGCCGTTGCCGAAGCTCAAGAGCGCAAACTTCTTCAGGAACGAGCGGAAACTGCAAATCGGGTGAAAGATGAATTTCTCGCGATCGTATCTCATGAACTGCGAACCCCGCTCAATCCAATTCTGGGCTGGTCAAGACTCTTATGTGACGGCAAACTATCGGGTGCGGCGGCTCAACGTGCTTTAGAAACGATCGCGAGAAATGCAACCTTACAAGCTCAATTGATCGATGATTTGCTTGATGTTTCTCGAATCTTGCGCGGAACTTTAACACTAAATCGGCAGGTTGTTGATTTGCTGCTTGTGGTTCATGCGGCGCTCGATACCGTTCGCCTGATGGCAGAAAATAAAGCAGTCTCGATCGAGATACAAGCTATTTCAACTTCGCCCGTATTAGGTGATGCAACCCGACTACAACAGGTGATCTGGAATCTGTTAACGAATGCCATTAAGTTCACACCAGAAGGCGGACAAATTGCAATTAACTTACAGCGTGAAGCAAAACAAATCGTTTTATCCGTTCAAGATACGGGTGTAGGCATTGAGTCAGAGTTTCTACCGTATGTATTCGAGGCATTTCGGCAAGCAGATGCTTCAACCACTCGTAGAGTTGGCGGTTTAGGATTAGGGTTAGCGATTACTCGTAACTTGGTTGAACTTCATGGTGGCTCGATCGAGGTTCAGAGCTTAGGGGATCAACAAGGCTCAACATTCACGATCCGATTACCGATCGCTCAATCCCAATATCAAACAGTCATTCCCCCAACAGATTCAAAACCTACTGGGGATTTACTAGGACTACAAGTTTTAATTGTCGATGATCAACCCGATACACGCGATTTGATTCAGTTTGTCTTAGAAGAGAGTGGCGCGATCGTAACGGTCGCTGAATCTGTTGCAACCGCGATCGTGCATTTGAATCAAACGACACCTGATCTGTTAGTGAGTGATCTTGGAATGCCTGATGCAGATGGATTTGAATTGATCGAGTGGCTACGATCGCGCTCTTGTGGATTAGAGAAGATTCCTGCGATCGCACTGACTGCCTTTGCATCTGAAGTGACACAGCAGCAAACGATTTCAGCCGGATTTCAGCGGCATTTAGTCAAACCGATCGATCCGGATACTCTAGTTCGAGCCGTTCGACAATTAGCGATCGCGTCGTAG
- a CDS encoding CheC, inhibitor of MCP methylation (similar to AA sequence:cyanobase_aa:LBDG_20470), whose amino-acid sequence MPSITDEQLDALQEFINIGIGRSAAMLNEMVTSPIGLSVPVLKVFDGGALQHELVGQFNGHRLAAVRLNFTGSFSGSAELVFPTQSASALVALLTGEDLNSPDLDAVKIGTLTEVGNIVINGVLGSISNLLKRQMNYTLPTYSENTVYQLLAANQAFAHDTVFLLAQARFEIAQLEIVGDVILIFELASFDELLRYIDQEINVISS is encoded by the coding sequence ATGCCTTCCATAACCGATGAACAGTTAGATGCCCTGCAAGAATTTATCAACATTGGAATCGGTCGATCGGCAGCGATGTTGAACGAAATGGTCACATCCCCGATCGGGCTTTCGGTTCCGGTGTTAAAAGTCTTTGATGGCGGAGCTTTGCAGCATGAACTGGTCGGACAGTTTAACGGTCATCGGTTAGCAGCGGTGAGATTAAACTTTACAGGTAGCTTTAGTGGCAGTGCTGAATTGGTCTTTCCAACTCAAAGCGCTTCAGCACTGGTGGCATTGCTCACAGGCGAGGATTTGAATTCTCCTGACCTGGATGCAGTGAAAATCGGAACGTTGACTGAAGTGGGGAACATTGTGATTAACGGAGTCTTGGGATCGATTAGTAATTTGCTCAAGCGGCAGATGAACTATACGTTGCCGACTTATTCTGAAAACACGGTTTATCAGCTTTTAGCCGCGAATCAAGCTTTCGCTCATGATACTGTTTTTTTACTTGCACAAGCCAGATTCGAGATTGCACAGCTTGAGATTGTTGGAGACGTTATTCTCATTTTTGAACTGGCTTCTTTCGATGAGCTACTTCGATACATTGACCAAGAAATCAATGTAATCTCTTCGTAG
- a CDS encoding hypothetical protein (hypothetical protein MC7420_4971;~similar to AA sequence:cyanobase_aa:LBDG_20480) — protein sequence MLNTNDHLRVEVEMKCPECCSTELQRNGHRNQVQCYKCKHCGRQFLASYKQLRYPEHTKQRCLRMYFSGMSARTIEKLTKIHHTTILSWIQTVDLNRSDWFDPEELEAANHGNHDRRKRLENNVNDTGKTLVLIVDDAAFSRRMLRKYIEAEGYQVIEATNGQQALEMVQQHQPDCILTDLLMPDIDGFQLLQTLREQGQLIPIAIISADIQETSHQRGIELGATSFINKPAKEEQVRQIIRQLLQREGAST from the coding sequence ATGCTGAACACTAATGATCATTTGAGAGTGGAAGTTGAGATGAAGTGTCCAGAATGTTGTTCGACGGAACTTCAGCGAAATGGACATCGCAATCAAGTTCAATGCTACAAATGCAAACACTGTGGGCGGCAATTTTTAGCCTCTTACAAACAGTTGCGATACCCTGAACACACCAAACAGCGGTGTCTTCGGATGTATTTTAGTGGTATGAGCGCTCGAACGATCGAGAAACTTACAAAGATTCACCACACCACGATCCTTTCCTGGATTCAAACGGTGGATCTCAATCGTTCCGACTGGTTCGATCCGGAAGAACTTGAAGCTGCCAATCATGGAAATCACGATCGACGAAAAAGGCTAGAAAACAACGTGAACGATACAGGAAAAACGCTGGTACTGATTGTGGACGATGCGGCATTCTCCCGACGAATGTTGCGAAAATATATCGAGGCGGAAGGCTATCAAGTCATCGAAGCCACAAACGGACAACAGGCTCTAGAAATGGTGCAGCAGCATCAACCCGATTGTATTTTGACCGATTTGCTCATGCCCGACATCGACGGATTTCAACTCTTGCAAACCTTACGAGAGCAAGGTCAACTGATTCCGATCGCGATTATCAGCGCAGACATTCAAGAGACTTCTCACCAACGGGGAATCGAACTTGGAGCGACGAGCTTTATCAACAAACCTGCCAAAGAAGAGCAAGTTCGCCAGATCATTCGACAACTGTTGCAGCGAGAAGGAGCCAGTACTTAA